The sequence below is a genomic window from Acidobacteriota bacterium.
CGTGTTCAAGCATCTCCACGAGGACGAAATAGAACGGGTGGCCCGGGAGGTCGCCGCCCTCGGGGCGGTGGCGCCCGAGACCGGCACGCAGATCCTCGAAGAGTTCCACCACATGTGGCAGGCGGCCGACTACCTGACCCGCGGCGGCGTGGAGTACGCCCAGAAGCTGCTGGTCAAGTCGCTCGGGACGGAGATGGCCCGCCGCGTCCTCGAACGGGTGGTCAAGTCGTTCGAGTCGTCCATGGCGTTCAACTGCCTCGAGAAGGCCGATCCGCAGCAGTTGTCGAAGTTCATCCTCAGCGAGCACCCGCAGACGATCGCGCTCATCCTCGCGCACCTGAAGCCCGCGCAGGCGGCGCAGCTGCTCTACTCGCTTCCCGAGGACCTGCGCGTCGAGGTCATCACGCGCATGGCGAGCCTCGACGAGATCTCGCCGGAGGTCATCTCGCGGATCTCGGCGGTCATCGAACAGCGCCTGAAGAGCCTCGGTGGCTCGACGCACGAGTCGTACGGCGGCGTACGCGCCGTCGCCGAGCTGCTCAACCGCCTCGACCGGGTCGTCAGCCAGCCGGTCCTCGAAGCCATCGAGAACCAGTCGCCCGACCTCGCCGTGTCGATTCGCAATCTCATGTTCGTGTTCGACGACCTGCTGCACGTCGAGGACACGGCCCTGCGGGAGATCATCCAGCGCGCCGACAAGAAGGTGCTGACGATCGCGCTCAAGGGGGCGAGCGAGGACATCCGCAACCGGTTCTTCCAGAACATGTCGAAGCGGGCGGCTGAGATGGTGCGCGAGGAGATGGACGTGCTCGGCGCCGTCCGGCTGCGTGAGGTCGAGAAGGCCCAGCACGAGATCGTCGCCATCGCTCGCAAGCTCGAGGAAGAGGGCCTGCTCGTGACGGGCGCGGCCGCAGGCGAGCCGTATGTCGTCTAGGGCCCGGCGTCTCACCGCGCCGCCACTCGTCCAGCCGTTCGACTGGCTCGACAACGCGGGCCCGCCCGATCCCGACCTGTGGTGCGACCTCGGGACGATCGCGGCGCCGCGCCAGCGCCGGCCAGGGGGCGCAGCGAGCCTGGCCGTTGCAGGGGACCAGACCGGGCCGGACCGCGAGGGACGAGCGGCGCTCGACGCACAGGCCCACCTCGCGGCCCTCGAGCGCGAAGCGTTCACCAAGGGCTACGCGCAGGGCGAACGTGCAGGGGTCGAGGCCGGCGCGAAGCGCGCGGAGGGCATGCTCCGGCGCCTCGCCGAGACGCTCGACGACCTCTCACGGCTCCGCACGACCATGATTCGTGACACGGAGCGCCAGATGGTGCAGCTCGCCCTCGCCATCGCGCGGCGCCTGGTGCAGCGTGAGATCTCGCTCGACTCCGAGATCGTCGCGGCCATGGCGCACGTCGCGCTCGATCGGCTGGGCGACAGCGCGCCGGCGACCATCCGCCTGCACCCGGACGACTACGCCACCGTCATGGCGGCGCGAGGCGCCGAGTGGGCCGGGACCCAGGTCACCGTCGTGCCCGATGCCGCGGTGGCGCGCGGCGGCTGCGTGGTCGAGTCGGCCTTCGGCCTGATCGACGCCAGCGTGGGCGCGCAGTTCGCCGAAATCGAACGCGCGCTGCTCGGTGAGGATGCCGGCGACGTCGAGGTGGGATCCGATGCGGCCTGACGGGTTCTCGCTCGCGCGGTACTTCGAGCGTGCGCGCCGCGTGGATCCGCTGCCAGTGACCGGGCGGGTCGTCAGAACGGTGGGCTTGCTCGTCGAGTCGCGGGGGCCCCGCGCGTCGGTGGGCGACCTCTGCGACCTCCTCCGCGAAGACGGGACACGCGGCCTGTCGCTCGAAGTCGTCGGGTTTCGCGAGGGCCATCTCCAGACCGTGCCGCTCGGCAGCACGTCGGGGATCAGGCCCGGCGACCGGATCGTCGCGCGACGCGGGGCCGCCGCCGTGGCGGTCGGCGACGCCCTGCTCGGCCGGGTCGTCGACGGCCTCGGCCAGCCGCTCGACGGCCGGGGGCCCATCGAGGGCGTCGACACCTATCCGCTCCAGCCTCCGCCGCTCAACCCGCTCGCGCGCGACCCGATCGTCGCGCCGCTCGCGACGGGTGTCAGGGCCATCGATGCGCTGCTCACCTGCGGGCGGGGCCAGCGTGTCGGC
It includes:
- the fliG gene encoding flagellar motor switch protein FliG, whose protein sequence is MPTITMPAELPGLKKAAILTLMLGEETAGSVFKHLHEDEIERVAREVAALGAVAPETGTQILEEFHHMWQAADYLTRGGVEYAQKLLVKSLGTEMARRVLERVVKSFESSMAFNCLEKADPQQLSKFILSEHPQTIALILAHLKPAQAAQLLYSLPEDLRVEVITRMASLDEISPEVISRISAVIEQRLKSLGGSTHESYGGVRAVAELLNRLDRVVSQPVLEAIENQSPDLAVSIRNLMFVFDDLLHVEDTALREIIQRADKKVLTIALKGASEDIRNRFFQNMSKRAAEMVREEMDVLGAVRLREVEKAQHEIVAIARKLEEEGLLVTGAAAGEPYVV